attttaaaaaaataaaattaaacaaaaacaaaacaagcggAAAGATGGACCAGTTAGAGGGTTCTCTttattccacttcatttttcatgCCTAATGATAATTTTAGCTCACATAATATTGAACACATACTAAGCATTTCAGTCTGATTTTAATAAAAGAtagctgtcttttaaaaaaattttaaatgcaattttgagatatattcacataccctacagtccatccaaagtatacaatgaatggctcacagtatcatcacatagttgtgcattcatcacaattaattttagaacatttttattactccaaaataaaaaaccacaacccccccaaaaaagaatatcccatactctttttcctccccccattattgacccctagtattgctgtggtatatttgttactattggtgaaagaatattaaaatattattgttaactacagtccatggtttgcaataggtgcattttctccatacaccaccctattattaactcctgTAATAACAACGTACATTTGTTCTAGGTCATGAAAGaggtttttaatatttatactgCTAATCACGATCATCATCCACAAAATTTACTAGTTATACAATCCCATGCTTTAACCTCTAgatttccttctagtgacatacatgactctaaacttcccttttcaaccacaatcacacacataattcagcgCTGTTTATTACACACACTATAATGTGCTACCAACACCTCTATCtacttccaaacatttaaattgaacctagttaaaaattctgcacatattaagtttccactccccattctctagtcGCCTATCTcctggtgacctatattctagtttttatCTCCATGAGTTTACacattataattagctcatattagtgagatcataaaatatttgtcctcttgtgtctgacttatttcactcaacctaatgtcctcaagactcatccatgttgtcgtgcgcatcaggactttgttccttcttactgctgaataacattccatcgcatgtatataccacattttgtgaatccatttattggttgttggacacttaggttgttttcctcttttggcaattgtgaacaatgctgctatgaatatcagtgtgcaaatatctgttcacatgaatatcagtgtgcaaatgtctgttcacttctaagtatatacctagtaatggggttgtgggatcatatggcagctctatacttagcttctggaggaactgccaaacaatcttccacagcggctgtaccCTTTCACATTCCCAGgagcagtgagtaagtgttcctgtttccccacatcctctccaacactcgcagtttcctgtttgtttaatggtggccattctcataggtggaaaatgaaatgtcattgtggttttcatgtgcatttccttaatagctagaaaagatgagcatcttttcatgtactttttggtcatttgtatttcctcttcagaaaaatgtctattcaagtctttagcccatttttcaattggggtgtctttttattgttgaattgtaggatgtCTTTATTCTGGATGccaaacccttatcaaatatgtggtttccaaatattttttcccatggaGTCAGCTGCCTTTTTAGGCTTTTGACAActtcctttgaagcacagaagtattccattttgaggaggccctcatttttctattttttctttcattacttgtgctttggtgtaaaatctaagaaactactgcctatctctagatcttaaagatgctcccctacctttatttatttttgcatgggcaggcaccaggaaaccaacagggtctacagcatggcaggcaagagctctgcctgctgagccacctggccctacatttattttaatgataaaaattacAAGCAAGATTGATCACATATACATGTAAAGGAAGGAGAATTCAGAGGCATTCTTTATTCCCAAAGTACCATGTACTTTCTGCAAATACAAAAAATTGTcttaaaataatacagaaatggaaaaatagtcTCTACATTTCCATTCCCTTCAATTCATTTCCCAGAAGTTACCAGTTTGGAAGtgacctctgattttttttttctacttattctaatAGCacgtgccttttttttttttttttctttctgcttggtCCGTTTTGTTTTCAAACAAGAAATTCTATCTCACAAATTAGTTTCTAAATTGATGCTTTCTTTCCTTAGCAATATGCTGTAAAACTTCTTTCAAGTCCACCATCTGAATCTACTTTATTATATCAAAGAAAAAACTGTGACTTTCAGTGGTTAAGAGTCCCAGGATTCCACGCCTGTCCTTTAGCCCCCATGGTGGCCGCGTCCCCGCCACTCCCCCATTTCCCCCGCACCCCTCTCAGACCCCTAGCTCCCGCCAGGCAATGGATCTGGGCGCCTGCGGTTCCTGAGAAACATCATGCACTATGCCTCCCACGGATGAAACCGGGTGAAGAACTGCGGGCGAAGGACCGCGACTGGACGTTAAGGACAGACAGCGCGATCAACCGCTGATGAATACCTCGGACGGACGCCAGGGAGCGGCGTGGAGCGAGTGCGGCGGATCTCAGGGCGCAGGCGCAGTTCCTGCGTTCGCACCACGCACGCGCGGCCTGACGTTTACCGGAGCGAAAAGATGGCGGCGTCCGTGGTTTACCGGGTGGCTGGCGGTGGAGCGCGGGTGCTAGTGCGGGCCCGCCGCTCGGTGAGGTGGCGGTGGGAGCGCGGGTTTGCGGGGCGCGGGCTTCGGGACGCATGTCTTCGGGACTCATATAGAAGCGGGCGGTTAGCGTCGGCGAATCGAGGTGGGAAGGTCGTGGTGTCAGGGCCGCGGGAAGGTCACTGTCGAGGGCGGGAACGTCAGGCCTGGGGGCGGAGACGTGAGTCCTGTTGCTAGAGGGGTCGGGGCTGATGTCCCTGGTTGTGGGCCTAAACCGGAAAGCAGTTCCACCACCCATTCCTGACTTGCCGCCCATCGctcctcacagcctgccctgctgaGGGCGCCTGCCCTCCGGGGCACGGCCACCTTCGCCCAGGCCCTCCAGCATTTGCCCGAGACACAGGTCAGCCTGCTAGACAACGGACTGCGCGTGGCCTCAGAGGAGTCCACCCAGCCTACTTGTACGGTGAGTAGGGGGCGCTGTAGGGAAGGAGGCTTCTGACTCAGGAGGCTCCCGAGTTCGCCAGTTCGGCGAACACCGGTCAGGGTGTGACCTTGGGCTCAGTCTTCCTCTCAGTGATATGGATTCAGATTCCGGACTCCAGCTACCCATTGGCTTCTTGGGGCAACTCTGGCGATGTCCAGTAGTCATTTAGCCTATCAAGCAGGGGACCAGGTTCTTTTCCAGGTTTTTCTTAAGCAGTCTATATGAGAGGTTGATCCTATCTCCATTTTACCATGAAGAAATGGGGTTCATAGAAGTTAGGTGACTTGCTTAAGGTCAGAACCTCCAAGCCAGACCAGAAATACACTTGCAGAAGAAATGCATTTGAACATTCCAGTGAAATGGATGCCTTTCCCAAAGGTACAAATCCGCAAAATGGATTCAAGAATAGGAATTTTGAATAGATACATGAATAGGTGAGCACGTTTCCCTAGAATTAGTCCCTTCCTGCAAAAGCCCCAGAGCCAAGTGGTTTTATGGGCTGACCCTTTCagttttccatgaaaaaataatgtcCTGCAATATATGTTGTTATTAAACACAAGGAAAGGTTATGAACAACTTCTTGTTACATGGCACCAGCATAAAACCCAAAGCCTATTAAGAAAATTGAGTAGTGAATGCTGTCTTTTATGAACTCTAAAAAGCCATAAATTGTAAGGTGTACCATTGTGTTCTCATGACAGAAGGAAACTGCCAGTTATAATGATAGGATACCCTGGATTGTAAAATGCATATTCCTTACCAGGATGTTAGATGTGAAGTAAATGTTCATTAAGAATTtatgtgggtgggccacagtggctcagcagggagcctgccatgccagagaccgaggttcatttcctggtgcctgcccacgtaaaaaaaaaaaaaaaaattatgaaacatggTACATACATCTTAGAGAAGTAGCTGTGAAAAGTTTCAATCCACTGGGAACAAATAGTAAATTAAAAGACTAGACCATTGTGACCGTATTGGGTGAATGGTGTGTTGCCGTAGCCATTAAGAAAATTGTAGGATTCTCTCATTGAATGCTAAGGTGACATTTGGTTATGTTTGGTGTCCAAGTCTGATTAAGAACTTTTTGAAAAATTGTGATTGGAAGGTTATTTTCTTAGCATGATAAAATATATAGCATCTGAATCAGTAGCCTCCGTccttaatgagaaaaaaataaaaatcattaccAAAACACAGTCAAGGTATAGTTTTTGCAAAGGAGAGAACAAGATATTGTTGTTTGCAAGCAGTATGTTAACATGCCCAGAAGAACCCAAAGAATCAACTGAAAAGACTGAATCTTAAGAATTTCATGTGTGACTATACCAGTTGAATGCACAAAGTTAGAAACTTTTCTGGGTGTCTTCAATAATCAGTCAGGAAATAGGGcaggaaggagaaatgaaacagTAAGACTGGTCACTCAGCTGGTGCCCTATACTGAGGGCATGGCTGCCCCTTTGAGCTCAGGGGTCGTACAAGAGCAGCTTCCCCTTGCCCCTGGGGAGTTATGAACCCCTGCCTGGGGTGTGTGCTATTTCACCCAGGTTGGAGTGTAAGTGGGGGGCCAGGATGGTTTGCTTGTTACCTTTGTTGATGGCTTCTTGTACAGGTCGGGGTATGGATTGACGTTGGCAGCCGTTATGAGACTGAAAAGAACAACGGGGCAGGCTACTTTGTGGAGCATCTGGCTTTCAAGGTGAGGTTATCTAAACCCTGTGTCTTCCCTGGGTATGGGGCTGCCTGTCCCCCTCAGGAACCAACCTCCTTTATTGTGGGCCTCAGAGCTAGGTGGGGAGCTCTTGCTGGTCTTTCTGGAAGGAGTCATATGGACTTAGCCTTTCCTGATTGAGCACCTGTCTAGTGAACCCCTGCATGAGAACCCTAAAGCTACAAAAGACACAGGATGCTACAGGAGCTTCAGTCTTCAACAGAGAGGCCAGGCCtgtgtgtggtatgtgtgtaTACCTAGGCACTTGTATAACACACATAGGTGTGCACTTGCATtgttaaaaaaaacccacagacacAGGCATTCCACCCATCCTGCTCTGGTAGAATGCCTGTGCATCCCTTGGTTATaaatgtgggtattaagcttTCTTGAGGGTAGGCATTGGTACCATTATAGTCCCTTGGCCAGGCCATGCTGGCAGAGTGGAgactaagttttaaaaatgaatgggaTGGTTGGAGAAGGGAGCACAGAAGGGAGATCCTCCCATACCCACACAGGCAGGGGTGTGGTACAGTGTTATGTGGCCCATCCGGCAGAGTTACAGAGGTGGTGTGAATCTCAGCgtgtgtgtaggtgtgtatgtgtgtgttcagGGCGGGGGGGGGGTAAGGGGGTTAGACAGCCAACTGCCATGCATAGACATAGGTCTGGGGTTGGGCCTCACAGAAGTggccacacatacacacatacacacacacatacacacacagacacacacaccacaGAATAGTGTGGGGGTGGGACGGGATGGATAGAAGTTCCTGAATAAAGATGTGAACTTACCTGACTGTGGGTGTTGGTAAGAAGAGGAGGGACTATCGAGGTCAACCTGTTGTGGGAACTTTGGGCTTTAGGCAACACTTTTTCTAGCTATACCCTTCTCTCCTAGATTGTGGGTCCCTCTGACCTATGGGTGTACAATGCTGTGGCCTCAGTAAGCTCAAGGCCTCCTTAGCTCTTGGTGAGCTTACTCTGGGTCCGTGTCCCACGAGTCCTTGTGTGCTGAGGAGATACTTGTGGATCAGTGATTCTGCTGGGACCTTGGCCTGTGAGGACAGGGTCCTGGGCTCCCGTGTGATTCCTGATTGATCCCATTGTCTGGTAACAGGGAACAAAGAATCGGCCTGGCAATGCTCTGGAGAAAGAGGTAGAAAGTATGGGGGCCCATCTTAATGCCTACAGCACACGGGAGCACACAGCTTACTACATCAAGGCCTTGTCCAAGGACCTGCCGAAAGGTAACAGCTGGTGCATGGGTGGGACAGTGTGGGGAAGGCTTCAGAGGAGCAGAGGACAGGCTCCCAAAAGAGGAGTTCCTAGCCTGGCCATAGAGTTGGCATGCCCATATGGTATATCATCACAGTAGGGCAACCAGGGGTGCATTGCGTCAGGAGGCATCAGATCTGGGGATTTTATGCTGTCACTGGTCTCCAGGGCCTTTCTTTGGCCCACCTGTGCTACACACACACTCCTCTTATATCTAGCTGTAGAGCTCCTGGCTGACATTGTACAGAACTGCAGCCTGGAAGACTCACAGATCGAAAAGGAGCGTGACGTGATCCTCAGGGAGCTTCAGCAGAACGATGCATCCCTGCGGGATGTGGTCTTTGACTACCTGCATGCTACTGCGTACCAGGGCACACCCCTGGCCCGGGCTGTGGAGGGGCCCAGTGAGAATGTCAGGTGAGGGTTGGCTGGGGCCAGTGTGAATGTGACTCCCCATTCTGGCCCAGGCCAGTTCATATGAATGTGTGTTTAAACACAAATAATTACTGGATACTTGTGCTACTTGTTTTATCGTCCTTATTCACATGATTGAAGAGTTTTTCCCATGTTGACATGTGGTTCTGAACCATGAgtctttttcagtatttgtatGTGGTCTTCACTTGCGTTTTGGGCCTTGTTTTAGGATGCATTTCCACATGCATTCTGACAACCTGAGGGAAGAGGCATCTGGATATCCCGTCTATGTAGCTCCTTGTCCCCTGGCAGGGGATGGGCTGTGAGAGCTCCGGTGCTATCCCTCGAGGGTCCCCACAGTGTCACTTGCATCCTCCTGAGAGGGGACTGTGAGCCTGTCTTGGGGTCACATGTGAAGCAGGGCTGGCTTAGGGCTGCCCTTGGGCCTTAGACAAGTGGGTTACAGAGATGGGAGAAAGGGATCAAAAGGTGTGAGGTCATGCCTCTCCTTGACTGCCTCCTCAGTCCTATTTTGTGAGATGCAACTTGCTGTTGTTTGGAAGAGTTGTCAATCTGATGATGGTATGCCTTGCAGGAAGCTGTCACGGGCAGACTTGACCGAGTACCTCAGCAGGCATTACAAGGCCCCTCGCATGGTGCTGGCAGCGGCTGGAGGTAAATGATGGGTTCCTTGAAGCCCTGTGGAAATGGATGAGTAGGCAGCCTAAATTACCAGGGATCAGGGTTTCTGGCTCCTGGTTCTGACTCTTCCACTACTGGGGACCCTTTCCCACTCCATCCTTGAGGGGGAGCAACCACATGCTCTCCAAGATGGGGTAGAGTTCTACTGTGCTGCCACCACAGGGAATGGCCATATGGGGATGCTGTTCCCCTCTTTAGTACTGGCCTCAGCTGGGCTGCAGGTGCCTTTCCAGGCCTTTCTCAGCTCCACCTAGTCCAAGGAAAAACTGTCCCCCGGGTATGGGCTGGTTGGGGAGATAGGCCCCCAGGCTTATTCTTTGTGGCCTTACCAGTGGGCAAGCCAGACATAAGATATGTGATGAGTCACACGATGACAAACTGGGACGTGtctcagaaggaaggaaagcacAGAGTGGTATGGGAGCCTTTATGGGGACTCAGATGTGGTGGTTGCAGGGACTTCTTGAAGCATATGTCATTTGATGAACAGGGGCCTAAAGTATGGTGGAAGTTAGTTAGATGGGGAGTGGGGGCCTGAGCAGAGGCAAGAGGCAGTGCCGTGACTTTATGTGTATTTTAAAGCTTGCTCTGCTGCTGTGGTGGGGCCATGGTGGCGGCAGACAGCCCAAGGAGGGCTGTGGCAGATAACTTGGTGGGAGATGGCAGGAATGAGGGAGAGTAGCAGATGAATTTAAGATGGTTttatagatggagatgtgataaAGGGGTCTGGACATGGTGGGCAGGGGAGTAGGGTCAAGGATGGTCCCCCAGATTCTGGCCTTGGCAGCTGGGTCTGTGAAAAAGACAGATAGGAAGAGTAGGATCAGGGGCCTTGCAGTCCCGGAACTTGGGAGAACCAGGAACAGTTCAAAATTCTAACATGTtggacatttttgaagagtaggGCCTGAGCTcaggggagggaagaaaaaagtCTGAGGCAGCCAGCTGGCTGTCTGTTTGGGGCAGGCTGCCCATTCCCACAGTGGTCACTAGTTCAGATGCTAGGGCAGCAGAGGTCTCTTGTGGAGGTGAGGAGGCAAGGATCGGTAAGGAACCCTGAGAGCCTGAGCTAGTAATGTTGCTTGCGAACATGTCCAGCTCTCAGGGATCCTGCAGGTAATCACTGCTTTCCAGTAGTGACTCTACATCCTTGTATTCAACATCCCCCACACTGGCAGCAGCCATTTTCTGTTTGTCCTTGATGCAGGTGtgatgccttttctagggtaagAATCAGCACTTGTgtcacacaaaaacctgtttttAAGCTTACCATGCTTTTTTCTTCCGTGGCTGTGGCGATGGGAGCTGTTTGACCCTGAAGTGCCTGACCTACATCAAGGGAGGATCTGTCTGTAGGATCCTTTTCTGTTGCTCTGTCCTGATATTCTGTCTTTCTCCTCTTATCTCTCACTGCGATGGGACACGGGGATTCCCCCTACTCTGTTCCTTAGATCCTGGCTGGCCAGTAACACCTGTTTATCATGGCAGGGGTGGAGCACCGACAGCTGCTAGACCTTGCCCAGAAACACTTCAGTAGCGTCTCTGGGACGTACGAGGAGGACACAGTGCCCACTCTCCAGCCGTGCCGCTTCACTGGCAGTGAGGTACGCCGCAGGAAGAGTGCATTATCCATGTGACTCCAGAAATGTCTCACTTGTTTGGAAGGGGTCCTGTGGTGACTGCCTTGCAAGCACATGTCCACACACATGGTCACATATATACACTCCACTCACATCAGCATCTTTTCTGGTCACCAGTCTGGTTGTCCTTCAGCTTCACCGTGTACTTTTTCAGATCCGCCACCGTGATGATGCCCTACCCCTGGCCCATGTGGCCATTGCAGTGGAAGGGCCTGGCTGGGCAAACCCGGATAATGTGGCTCTCCAGGTAGCTAATGCCATCATTGGCCACTATGACTGCACTTATGGTGGTGGCACGGTGAGTGTTGGAGAGGGAGGGTTCTTGGGGCCCTGTCTTCAGGGAAGAGAGGCATTGGGACTTAGGAGGGTGGGTGCTGACCACCCTTGCCCTGGCAGCACCTGTCCAGCCCGTTGGCTTCAGCTGCCGTGGCCAACAAGCTGTGCCAGAGTTACCAGACCTTCAACATCTGCTATGCAGAGACTGGGCTGTTGGGTGCTCATTTTGTCTGTGATCGCATGAGTATCGATGACATGATGTTTGTCCTTCAAGGCCAGTGGTGAGTGCCAGCCGGtactgggtggggtggggacctTTAAACGAGGATAGTGGGAGGCTAAGAGACTCACAAACATGTCTTAGAATGCATGTTTTTCCCCTCTCTGGTCTTAGGATGCGCCTTTGCACTAGTGCTACAGAGAGCGAGGTAGCCCGGGGCAAGAACATCTTCAGAAATGCCCTGGTGTCTCATCTGGATGGTGAGCACTACAGTCCTGTGGAGAATCAGTGGTGGTGGGGTACATCCTGGCAGTGACAGCTCCAGAGTGGCCACCATTTCTAGCCAAGTTTGGAAGATCTTGAGGGTCATGCCATACCTTACCTGCCCACCTGTAGGGGTTTGGAGGCTCCAGATGCAGGTGGGGGTGGGCCAAGTCAGCAGCCCATGCTACAGTAACAGGTTGTTGTAGGCTATTATGATGGGGTCTTAGCAGGGACAAGGGGTCAGCCAAAAGCTGACTGAACTGGACTGGGTAGGCTCCTAAGCCTCTCCCCACCCTCACAGGTACCACCCCTGTCTGTGAGGACATCGGACGCAGCCTCCTGACGTATGGCCGTCGCATCCCCCTGTCTGAATGGGAGAGCCGGATTGCGGTAACACAGGCCCCGGGAGAGGTTCTGAAGGCTTCTCCTAACAGACCCCCTAGGGGTGGAGTATTGGGGCCTGACAGCAGAGAATGTTCCTTTGGGCATCCCTGGTATCCTAGGCAGCTGTCACCCACAGAGGGGGTGTGGTTGGAGGGCAGGGCCAAGGTGCTGATGGGTGGGGCCTATGGAAATCTGCAGCTGGGAGAGCCCTGCTGGGGGCAGCCCCCTCTGGGTTAGGTGAGGGAGCTTTTGGTCAGCTGGGAAAATACTGGCTGACTGAGGCGGGTCCCCAGGTGTCTGCGGTCAGCATGCCCTCTGCTTTGCCCTGCAGGAGGTGGATGCCAGCATGGTGCGTGAGGTCTGCTCCAAGTACTTCTATGACCACTGTCCAGCAGTGGCTGGATTGGGTGAGTGGCCAAGTTGGTTGGTGATCTGTGCTTTGTCCTTGGGCCATTCTCTTGCTTCCCCTCTGTCTCTGCTTCCCCAGTCCTCAGCCTGTACTGATAGCAGCATATTGAGGCCCCCAAGAGGCTCTGCCCAATAACCTGGTTGCCAGGGAGTTCTTGCTCAGAAAACCTGTTCTGACAGCTCCCAGACTCCCTGCCAAAGTGCCTCCATCAATACCCCACACCCGTCAGGTAACGGGTACCT
This portion of the Tamandua tetradactyla isolate mTamTet1 chromosome 15, mTamTet1.pri, whole genome shotgun sequence genome encodes:
- the UQCRC1 gene encoding cytochrome b-c1 complex subunit 1, mitochondrial isoform X1; translated protein: MAASVVYRVAGGGARVLVRARRSPALLRAPALRGTATFAQALQHLPETQVSLLDNGLRVASEESTQPTCTVGVWIDVGSRYETEKNNGAGYFVEHLAFKGTKNRPGNALEKEVESMGAHLNAYSTREHTAYYIKALSKDLPKAVELLADIVQNCSLEDSQIEKERDVILRELQQNDASLRDVVFDYLHATAYQGTPLARAVEGPSENVRKLSRADLTEYLSRHYKAPRMVLAAAGGVEHRQLLDLAQKHFSSVSGTYEEDTVPTLQPCRFTGSEIRHRDDALPLAHVAIAVEGPGWANPDNVALQVANAIIGHYDCTYGGGTHLSSPLASAAVANKLCQSYQTFNICYAETGLLGAHFVCDRMSIDDMMFVLQGQWMRLCTSATESEVARGKNIFRNALVSHLDGTTPVCEDIGRSLLTYGRRIPLSEWESRIAEVDASMVREVCSKYFYDHCPAVAGLGPIEQLPDYNRIRSGMFWLRF
- the UQCRC1 gene encoding cytochrome b-c1 complex subunit 1, mitochondrial isoform X2; protein product: MLQELQSSTERPGLCVGTKNRPGNALEKEVESMGAHLNAYSTREHTAYYIKALSKDLPKAVELLADIVQNCSLEDSQIEKERDVILRELQQNDASLRDVVFDYLHATAYQGTPLARAVEGPSENVRKLSRADLTEYLSRHYKAPRMVLAAAGGVEHRQLLDLAQKHFSSVSGTYEEDTVPTLQPCRFTGSEIRHRDDALPLAHVAIAVEGPGWANPDNVALQVANAIIGHYDCTYGGGTHLSSPLASAAVANKLCQSYQTFNICYAETGLLGAHFVCDRMSIDDMMFVLQGQWMRLCTSATESEVARGKNIFRNALVSHLDGTTPVCEDIGRSLLTYGRRIPLSEWESRIAEVDASMVREVCSKYFYDHCPAVAGLGPIEQLPDYNRIRSGMFWLRF